One window of Ziziphus jujuba cultivar Dongzao chromosome 5, ASM3175591v1 genomic DNA carries:
- the LOC107412688 gene encoding uncharacterized protein LOC107412688, translating to MAPTRENINCSYSMREKNVHKPPKLSMENLQRSLSDISLELIKEDINIENEVKLPPISEVEDAKCECCGMSEECTGEYINRVRNKFSGKLICGLCAEAVNEGTEKNGGKREEALNEHMTDCVRFNRIERNNPVFYQAEAIKEIFKRCSSRNGGSSSSSRAKSISPRSQCGPRKGGITRSSSCIPTITKDRSEN from the coding sequence ATGGCACCAACCAGAGAAAATATCAACTGCTCTTACTCGATGAGAGAAAAAAATGTTCATAAGCCGCCAAAGCTTTCAATGGAAAATTTACAAAGGAGCTTATCCGACATATCATTGGAACTAATCAAAGAAGACATCAACATCGAAAACGAAGTGAAGCTCCCACCGATATCCGAGGTCGAAGACGCCAAGTGCGAGTGCTGTGGCATGTCCGAGGAGTGCACAGGTGAGTACATAAACCGAGTGCGTAATAAGTTTTCAGGGAAGCTAATATGCGGACTGTGCGCGGAAGCTGTGAATGAGGGAACGGAGAAAAATGGTGGGAAAAGAGAAGAGGCTTTGAATGAGCACATGACTGACTGCGTGAGGTTCAATAGGATTGAGAGGAACAATCCTGTTTTCTACCAAGCTGAAGCCATTAAAGAGATATTCAAGAGATGTTCGTCAAGAAATGGTGGTAGCAGTAGTAGTAGTAGAGCTAAGTCTATAAGTCCCAGATCTCAGTGTGGTCCAAGGAAAGGAGGTATTACTAGGAGCTCAAGCTGTATCCCTACAATCACTAAGGATAGGTccgaaaattaa